The following are from one region of the Mesorhizobium sp. B4-1-4 genome:
- the typA gene encoding translational GTPase TypA, whose protein sequence is MKLRNIAIIAHVDHGKTTLVDQLLKQSGSFRDNQRVAERAMDSNDLEKERGITILAKATSVDWKDTRINIVDTPGHADFGGEVERILSMVDSAIVLVDAAEGPMPQTKFVVGKALKVGLKPIVVINKIDRPDARHVEVVNEVFDLFAALDATDEQLDFPILYGSGRDGWVSENPEGPKDQQLAPLFDLVIKHVPAPTVHPGPFRMIGTILEANPFLGRIITGRIESGTLKANQPVKVLHHDGTQIETGRISKILAFRGLERQPIEEAQAGDIVAIAGLSKGTVADTFCDPSVTEALHAQPIDPPTVTMSFLVNDSPLAGTEGDKVTSRVIRDRLLREAEGNVALKIEESPDKDSFFVSGRGELQLAVLIETMRREGFEIAVSRPRVVMQKGENGELLEPVEEVVIDVDEEHAGVVVQKMSERKAEMVELRPSGGNRQRIVFHAPTRGLIGYQSELLTDTRGTAVMNRLFHAYEPYKGELPGRTNGVLISNEQGESVAYAMWNLEDRGPMVIDPGVKVYQGMIIGIHSRDNDLEVNVLKGKKLTNIRAAGKDEAVKLTPPIRMTLERALAWIQDDELVEVTPKTIRLRKLYLDPNERKRFEKSAKAVGAA, encoded by the coding sequence ATGAAACTCCGTAATATCGCGATCATCGCGCACGTCGACCATGGAAAGACTACCCTTGTCGACCAGCTTCTGAAGCAGTCCGGCTCTTTCCGCGACAACCAGCGCGTCGCCGAGCGCGCCATGGATTCCAACGACCTGGAAAAGGAGCGCGGCATCACCATCCTCGCCAAGGCGACCTCGGTCGACTGGAAGGACACCCGCATCAACATCGTCGACACCCCGGGACACGCCGATTTCGGCGGCGAGGTCGAGCGCATCCTGTCGATGGTGGATTCAGCCATCGTGCTGGTCGATGCCGCCGAAGGCCCGATGCCGCAGACCAAGTTCGTCGTCGGCAAGGCGCTCAAGGTCGGCCTTAAGCCGATCGTCGTCATCAACAAGATCGACCGGCCGGACGCCCGCCATGTCGAAGTGGTCAACGAGGTGTTCGACCTGTTCGCCGCGCTCGACGCCACCGACGAGCAGCTCGACTTCCCGATCCTCTACGGTTCGGGCCGCGACGGCTGGGTGTCGGAAAATCCGGAAGGCCCCAAGGACCAGCAGCTCGCGCCGCTGTTCGACCTCGTCATCAAGCATGTGCCGGCGCCTACCGTTCATCCCGGCCCGTTCCGGATGATCGGTACCATCCTGGAGGCCAACCCCTTCCTTGGCCGCATCATCACCGGCCGCATCGAGAGCGGCACGCTGAAGGCCAACCAACCGGTCAAGGTGCTGCACCATGACGGCACCCAGATCGAAACCGGCCGCATTTCCAAGATCCTCGCCTTCCGCGGCCTCGAGCGCCAGCCGATCGAGGAAGCCCAGGCGGGCGACATCGTCGCCATTGCCGGCCTGTCGAAGGGCACCGTCGCCGACACGTTCTGCGACCCGAGCGTGACCGAGGCGCTGCATGCGCAGCCGATCGATCCGCCGACCGTGACCATGTCCTTCCTCGTCAATGACAGTCCGCTGGCCGGCACCGAAGGCGACAAGGTGACCAGCCGCGTCATCCGCGACCGCCTGCTGCGCGAGGCTGAAGGCAATGTCGCGCTCAAGATCGAGGAATCGCCCGACAAGGATTCGTTCTTCGTTTCCGGCCGTGGCGAATTGCAGCTCGCCGTGCTGATCGAGACGATGCGCCGCGAAGGGTTCGAGATCGCCGTGTCGCGTCCGCGCGTCGTCATGCAGAAGGGCGAAAACGGCGAACTGCTTGAGCCGGTCGAGGAAGTCGTCATCGACGTCGACGAGGAGCATGCCGGCGTCGTCGTGCAGAAGATGTCGGAGCGCAAGGCCGAGATGGTCGAGCTGCGCCCGTCTGGCGGCAACCGCCAGCGCATCGTCTTCCACGCGCCGACGCGTGGCCTGATCGGCTACCAGTCGGAACTTTTGACCGACACGCGCGGCACCGCCGTCATGAACCGGCTGTTCCACGCCTATGAGCCCTACAAGGGCGAGTTGCCCGGCCGTACCAATGGCGTGCTGATCTCCAACGAGCAGGGCGAATCGGTCGCCTACGCCATGTGGAACCTGGAAGACCGTGGTCCGATGGTCATCGACCCCGGCGTCAAGGTCTATCAGGGCATGATCATCGGCATCCATTCCCGCGACAACGACCTCGAAGTGAACGTGCTGAAGGGCAAGAAGCTGACCAACATCCGCGCCGCCGGCAAGGACGAGGCGGTCAAGCTGACGCCGCCGATCCGCATGACGCTGGAACGCGCGCTGGCCTGGATCCAGGACGACGAACTGGTCGAGGTGACGCCGAAGACCATCCGCCTCCGCAAGCTCTATCTCGACCCTAACGAGCGCAAGCGCTTCGAGAAGTCGGCCAAGGCAGTCGGCGCGGCGTAA
- the ppa gene encoding inorganic diphosphatase, producing the protein MRIEAIATGKNPPEDVNVIIEVPIGGEPIKYEMDKEAGTLFVDRFLHTSMRYPGNYGFVPHTLSGDGDPIDVLVCNTRALVPGCVINVRPIGVLIMEDNAGQDEKVIAVPSPKLTLRYENVTEYTHLPEITRQQVQHFFEHYKDLEPGKWVKIEGWHDSKYAKKMIMDAVDRAKASK; encoded by the coding sequence ATGCGCATCGAAGCCATAGCCACCGGAAAGAATCCGCCTGAAGACGTCAACGTCATCATCGAGGTGCCGATCGGCGGCGAGCCGATCAAGTACGAAATGGACAAGGAGGCCGGCACGCTGTTCGTCGACCGCTTCCTGCACACCTCGATGCGCTATCCCGGCAATTACGGCTTCGTGCCGCACACGCTGTCGGGCGACGGCGATCCGATCGACGTGCTGGTCTGCAACACGCGCGCGCTGGTGCCGGGCTGCGTCATCAATGTGCGGCCGATCGGCGTGTTGATCATGGAAGACAATGCCGGCCAGGACGAGAAGGTCATCGCAGTGCCGTCGCCGAAGCTGACGCTGCGTTACGAGAACGTCACCGAATACACCCACCTGCCCGAAATCACCCGCCAGCAGGTGCAGCACTTCTTCGAGCACTACAAGGATCTCGAGCCCGGCAAATGGGTCAAGATCGAAGGCTGGCATGATTCCAAATACGCCAAGAAGATGATCATGGACGCGGTCGACCGCGCCAAGGCGAGCAAGTAG
- a CDS encoding MFS transporter, which produces MVAQSRPFGQRYAFVVVGVIFLCLLIAAGLRSAPAVMMLPLENSFGWRRDVISLAAGVGILLYGLTGPFAAALMERIGLRRTLLAALMVMSASTALSLLMTKPWHLFITWGVFSGIGSGAVASVLGATIVNRWFKTNRGLVMGLMSASSATGMLIFLPLIASLAQSGGWQPVAIAVAVATACLLPLVWLLVPERPASIGMVRYGAGADDVPPVSPASQGNFLAHTLNTLRRAAGTRVFWYLFATFFVCGFTTNGLVGTHLIAFCGDMGIGEVQAAGLLSMMGIFDLIGTTLSGWLTDRYDPRKLLGVYYAIRGLSLIYLPYSGFSATSLIIFAVLYGLDWIATVPPTLRLANEAFGDRSGPIVFGWIVAGHQVGAATAAVFGGTMRELQGNYELAFLIAGMTAIAAACISLLINTDRPAFDPEPQAA; this is translated from the coding sequence ATGGTAGCCCAATCCCGTCCATTTGGCCAGCGCTACGCTTTCGTCGTGGTCGGCGTCATCTTCCTCTGCCTGCTGATCGCGGCCGGCTTGCGTTCCGCGCCCGCCGTCATGATGCTGCCGCTCGAAAACAGTTTTGGCTGGCGGCGCGATGTCATTTCGCTGGCGGCTGGCGTCGGCATCCTGCTCTATGGCCTCACCGGTCCGTTCGCGGCCGCGCTGATGGAGCGGATCGGGCTGCGCCGCACGCTGCTTGCCGCCCTGATGGTGATGTCGGCCTCGACCGCGCTCAGTCTGCTGATGACCAAGCCGTGGCACCTGTTCATCACCTGGGGTGTCTTCTCCGGCATCGGCTCCGGCGCCGTCGCCAGCGTGCTCGGCGCCACCATCGTCAACCGCTGGTTCAAGACCAATCGCGGCTTGGTCATGGGGCTAATGTCGGCCTCCAGCGCCACCGGCATGCTGATTTTCCTGCCGCTGATCGCTTCCCTGGCACAGTCGGGCGGCTGGCAGCCGGTCGCAATCGCGGTCGCGGTCGCCACCGCCTGCCTGTTGCCCCTGGTCTGGCTGCTGGTGCCCGAGCGTCCGGCCTCGATCGGCATGGTTCGCTATGGCGCCGGAGCCGACGACGTGCCACCGGTTTCGCCCGCTTCGCAGGGCAACTTCCTGGCGCACACGCTCAACACGTTGCGCCGCGCTGCCGGCACAAGGGTGTTCTGGTATCTGTTCGCCACTTTCTTCGTCTGTGGTTTCACCACCAACGGGCTGGTCGGCACGCATCTGATCGCCTTCTGCGGCGATATGGGCATCGGCGAGGTGCAGGCCGCCGGCCTGTTGTCGATGATGGGCATTTTCGACCTGATCGGCACGACGCTGTCAGGCTGGCTCACCGACCGTTACGACCCGCGCAAGCTGCTCGGCGTCTATTATGCCATCCGTGGCCTGTCGCTGATCTACCTGCCCTATTCCGGGTTCTCGGCGACCAGCCTGATCATTTTCGCGGTGCTCTACGGCCTCGACTGGATCGCCACCGTGCCGCCGACGCTGCGGCTCGCCAACGAGGCTTTCGGCGATCGCAGTGGGCCGATCGTGTTCGGCTGGATCGTCGCCGGCCATCAGGTCGGGGCGGCCACCGCCGCTGTCTTCGGCGGCACGATGCGCGAGCTGCAGGGCAATTACGAGCTGGCCTTCCTGATCGCCGGCATGACGGCGATCGCGGCGGCGTGTATCTCGCTTTTGATCAACACCGACAGGCCGGCATTCGATCCCGAGCCGCAAGCGGCTTGA
- a CDS encoding YciI family protein, with product MAKFLYVYHGSGKMPATEAERKAAMDAWNGWFGKLGSAVVDGGNPVGMSKTVLPGGKVENNGGSNPTGGYSIIEAKDIDDAADKAKGCPMLAMPNCSIEIAPIIEMM from the coding sequence ATGGCGAAATTTCTCTATGTATATCATGGCTCCGGCAAGATGCCGGCGACGGAAGCCGAGCGCAAAGCCGCGATGGACGCCTGGAATGGCTGGTTCGGAAAGCTGGGCTCGGCCGTGGTCGACGGCGGCAATCCGGTCGGCATGTCCAAGACCGTGCTGCCGGGCGGCAAGGTCGAGAACAATGGCGGCAGCAATCCGACCGGCGGCTATTCGATCATCGAAGCCAAGGACATCGACGATGCCGCCGACAAGGCCAAGGGCTGCCCGATGCTGGCCATGCCGAACTGCAGCATCGAGATCGCACCGATCATCGAAATGATGTGA
- a CDS encoding peroxidase-related enzyme — translation MTGKVTALDLDTGELSEPTKAYFAKCEEKLGLIPNVLKAYAFDDKKLRAFTDMYNDLMLGDSGLSKLEREMIAVAVSSINQCYYCLTAHGAAVRQLSGDPSFGEMMVMNFRAADLSPRQTAMLEFAVKLTEEPAKIVEADRATLRKAGFSDRDIWDIASTAAFFNMSNRVAAAIDMRPNDEYHAMAR, via the coding sequence ATGACCGGCAAAGTCACCGCGCTTGATCTCGATACGGGGGAACTGAGCGAGCCGACAAAAGCCTATTTCGCCAAATGCGAGGAGAAGCTCGGGCTCATTCCCAACGTGCTGAAGGCCTATGCCTTCGACGACAAGAAGCTGCGCGCCTTCACCGACATGTACAACGACCTGATGCTCGGCGATTCCGGCCTGTCGAAGCTAGAGCGCGAGATGATCGCGGTCGCCGTCTCCTCCATCAACCAGTGCTACTACTGCCTGACCGCGCATGGCGCGGCGGTGCGCCAGCTGTCCGGCGATCCTTCGTTCGGCGAGATGATGGTGATGAATTTCCGCGCCGCCGATCTTTCGCCGAGACAGACGGCAATGCTCGAATTCGCCGTCAAGCTGACCGAGGAACCGGCCAAGATCGTCGAGGCCGACCGGGCCACGCTTCGCAAGGCCGGCTTCAGCGACCGCGACATCTGGGACATCGCCTCGACGGCCGCCTTCTTCAACATGTCGAACCGGGTGGCGGCGGCGATCGATATGCGCCCGAATGACGAATACCACGCCATGGCAAGGTGA
- a CDS encoding TetR/AcrR family transcriptional regulator — MPTDKNIELAISDGHASAPPKAAKKILDVAYELFYRRGIRAIGVDEIVKRAGVTKPSLYRSFPSKDELAASYLRQYDLEFWERFDEAVDAHPGDPRAQIIAFLTRVGKRTQKPDYRGCGMTNAAVEYPERGHPARVVSEENKQELRRRLRTMAAAMGAPDADTLGDGLLLLIEGAYISGQLFGLGGPAQSVARNADLLIEASLKK, encoded by the coding sequence ATGCCAACTGACAAAAATATTGAACTGGCCATCAGCGACGGTCATGCATCGGCGCCGCCGAAGGCCGCCAAGAAGATCCTCGACGTGGCCTATGAGCTGTTCTACCGGCGTGGCATAAGAGCGATCGGTGTCGACGAGATCGTCAAGCGCGCCGGCGTCACCAAACCGAGTCTCTATCGCAGCTTCCCCTCCAAGGACGAACTGGCCGCGTCCTATCTCAGGCAATACGACCTTGAGTTCTGGGAGCGCTTCGATGAGGCCGTCGATGCGCATCCGGGCGATCCGCGCGCACAGATCATTGCCTTCCTCACCCGCGTCGGCAAGCGCACGCAGAAACCGGACTATCGCGGCTGCGGCATGACCAATGCGGCCGTCGAATATCCCGAGCGTGGCCATCCGGCACGCGTGGTGAGCGAGGAGAACAAGCAGGAACTGCGTCGCAGGCTGCGTACCATGGCTGCGGCGATGGGCGCGCCAGACGCCGATACGCTGGGCGACGGGCTGCTGCTGCTCATCGAGGGCGCCTATATCAGCGGCCAGCTGTTCGGGCTCGGCGGGCCCGCGCAATCGGTCGCCCGCAACGCCGACCTGCTGATCGAAGCAAGCTTGAAGAAATAA
- a CDS encoding TPM domain-containing protein, producing the protein MRGRCPAGQRGARRNACLNTLGLLLCLLLLPLTVFAADLPALVGRVVDNAGIIDAGTKAALTQKLADFEKKGSDQIVVATIPSLGGEEIEPYANRLFRFWKLGQAKENNGVLLLVAPNDRKMRIEVGYGLEGTLTDLHTKLIIENDMVPAFRAGDFSGGISKAVDDMVMVLEGNPEELEARGKRNQQAPFNSDDLFFAIFVGIWAIIFFGGIAASVLPPIFGQKLGPGRYRWLGMTFEPGRRSSSGGGWSSGSSGGGWESGGGGGGFSGGGGSSGGGGSSGGW; encoded by the coding sequence CTGAGGGGGAGATGTCCGGCTGGACAGAGGGGGGCGCGAAGGAACGCTTGCCTAAACACTCTTGGCCTTCTTCTCTGCCTCCTTCTTCTGCCCCTCACCGTCTTCGCCGCCGATCTTCCCGCCCTCGTCGGGCGTGTCGTCGACAACGCCGGCATCATCGATGCCGGCACCAAAGCAGCATTGACGCAGAAGCTCGCCGATTTCGAGAAAAAGGGTTCCGACCAGATCGTCGTCGCCACCATCCCGAGCCTCGGCGGCGAGGAGATCGAGCCCTACGCCAACCGGCTGTTCCGCTTCTGGAAACTCGGCCAGGCCAAGGAGAACAACGGCGTCCTGCTGCTGGTCGCGCCGAACGACCGCAAGATGCGCATCGAGGTCGGCTACGGGCTGGAAGGCACGCTGACCGACCTGCACACCAAGCTGATCATCGAGAACGACATGGTGCCGGCCTTCCGCGCCGGCGACTTCTCCGGTGGCATCAGCAAGGCCGTCGACGACATGGTCATGGTGCTGGAAGGCAATCCGGAGGAACTGGAGGCGCGAGGCAAGCGCAACCAGCAGGCGCCGTTCAATTCCGACGACCTGTTCTTCGCCATCTTCGTCGGCATCTGGGCAATCATTTTCTTCGGCGGCATCGCGGCTTCCGTCCTGCCGCCGATCTTCGGCCAGAAACTCGGGCCGGGCCGTTATCGCTGGCTCGGCATGACCTTCGAGCCTGGCCGGCGCTCCTCATCCGGTGGTGGCTGGTCTTCCGGGAGTTCCGGCGGTGGCTGGGAGTCGGGTGGCGGTGGCGGCGGTTTTTCGGGCGGCGGCGGTTCGTCCGGCGGCGGCGGTTCGTCAGGAGGCTGGTGA
- a CDS encoding alkaline phosphatase D family protein, translated as MKKLSMTRRAFVTSASAAGLLGASGLALPYYSRASQRPAFTHGVQSGDVDAVSGMVWTRTDRPARVMFEVSTTESFANATKLAPLDTSPASDYTVKRLLTDLASDQDIFYRMSAADLSDINAVSEPIVGRFRTAPSSKRDVRFAWSGDTAGQGWGIDETGMKTYSTIAKHTPDFFLHSGDTIYADGAMKDEVDLPGGGKWKNVVLIDGKRKVAETLDEYRDQWKYNMMDKNVLELSAICPTFYQWDDHEVLNNWSDSKNLSADDRYKEKSIHVLAARAARAFHEMTTIRYEPSEPGRVYRKIAHGPLLDVFFLDMRSYRGPNGPDMEDTMTPQSRMLGEQQTKWLKRELTNSKATWKIIAADMPLGLVVWDDGTKKVGAEAVSNGDNGAPKGRELEFADLLRYIKNAGITNTVWLTADVHYTAAHYYNPDKAQFQDFNPFWEFVSGPIHAGTFGPNDFDMTFGPELKFIKAPTAEQGQNLPPSAGLQFFGLVDISGATEQLTVRLMDRDDNELYMVTLDPVRSA; from the coding sequence ATGAAGAAGTTATCGATGACCCGCCGCGCCTTCGTCACTTCGGCCAGCGCGGCCGGTCTGCTCGGCGCCTCGGGGCTCGCATTGCCCTATTATTCCCGCGCCAGCCAGCGTCCGGCCTTCACCCATGGCGTCCAGTCCGGTGATGTCGACGCCGTCAGCGGCATGGTCTGGACCCGTACCGACCGCCCCGCGCGCGTCATGTTCGAAGTATCGACCACGGAAAGCTTCGCCAATGCGACGAAGCTGGCGCCGCTCGATACCTCGCCGGCCAGCGACTATACGGTCAAGCGGCTGCTCACCGACCTCGCCTCCGACCAGGACATCTTCTACCGCATGTCGGCGGCCGATCTTTCCGACATCAATGCCGTCTCCGAGCCGATCGTCGGTCGTTTCCGCACCGCGCCGTCCTCGAAGCGTGACGTGCGCTTCGCCTGGTCGGGCGATACCGCCGGCCAGGGCTGGGGCATCGATGAGACCGGCATGAAGACCTATTCCACCATCGCCAAGCATACGCCGGACTTCTTCCTGCATTCGGGCGACACCATTTATGCCGATGGCGCGATGAAGGACGAAGTCGACCTGCCCGGCGGCGGCAAGTGGAAGAACGTCGTTCTCATCGACGGCAAGCGCAAGGTGGCCGAGACGCTGGACGAATATCGCGACCAGTGGAAGTACAACATGATGGACAAGAACGTGCTGGAACTCAGCGCCATCTGCCCGACCTTCTACCAGTGGGACGACCACGAGGTGCTGAACAACTGGTCGGATTCGAAGAACCTCAGCGCCGACGATCGCTACAAGGAGAAATCCATCCACGTGCTGGCGGCCCGCGCCGCGCGCGCCTTCCACGAGATGACAACCATCCGCTACGAGCCGTCGGAGCCGGGTCGTGTCTATCGCAAGATCGCCCACGGACCGCTGCTCGACGTGTTCTTCCTCGATATGCGCTCCTATCGCGGCCCCAACGGCCCCGACATGGAGGATACCATGACGCCGCAGTCGCGCATGCTCGGCGAACAGCAGACGAAGTGGCTGAAGCGCGAGTTGACGAACTCGAAGGCGACCTGGAAGATCATCGCCGCCGACATGCCGCTCGGCCTCGTGGTCTGGGACGACGGCACCAAAAAGGTTGGCGCCGAAGCGGTCAGCAATGGCGACAATGGCGCGCCGAAAGGCCGCGAACTCGAATTCGCCGACCTGTTGCGCTACATCAAGAACGCCGGCATCACCAACACCGTCTGGCTCACTGCAGACGTCCACTACACGGCAGCCCACTACTACAATCCCGACAAGGCACAGTTCCAGGATTTCAACCCGTTCTGGGAGTTCGTCTCCGGCCCGATCCATGCCGGCACCTTCGGTCCTAACGATTTCGACATGACGTTCGGCCCCGAGCTGAAGTTCATCAAGGCGCCGACCGCGGAGCAGGGCCAGAACCTGCCGCCGTCAGCCGGGCTGCAGTTCTTCGGCCTGGTCGATATATCCGGCGCCACCGAGCAGCTGACGGTGCGGTTGATGGATCGTGACGACAACGAGCTTTACATGGTCACGCTCGACCCTGTGCGCTCTGCGTGA
- a CDS encoding GNAT family N-acetyltransferase, which produces MNTLTIDIRKAEPRDAGAIAEVHLEAWRGAYSGIIPHRTLTSMINRRGADWWANAIRRAATVLVVEIGGTIAGYATIGKNRARELKQQGEIYELYLRPEYQGIGLGRRLFSAARARLADHGLKGMVVWALEDNQTALAFYAGAGGRDIAEGVEIFEQKALKKVAFVWE; this is translated from the coding sequence ATGAATACGCTGACGATCGACATCCGCAAAGCCGAACCGCGCGACGCCGGCGCCATCGCCGAAGTGCATCTGGAGGCCTGGCGCGGCGCCTATAGCGGCATCATTCCGCATCGCACGCTGACATCGATGATCAACCGCCGCGGCGCCGACTGGTGGGCGAATGCGATTCGCCGCGCCGCCACCGTCCTGGTCGTCGAGATCGGCGGTACGATCGCCGGCTATGCGACGATCGGCAAGAACCGCGCCCGGGAACTCAAGCAGCAGGGCGAGATCTACGAATTGTACCTGCGTCCGGAATATCAGGGCATCGGTCTAGGCCGGCGGCTGTTTTCGGCAGCCAGGGCACGTCTCGCCGACCATGGCCTGAAAGGCATGGTGGTGTGGGCGCTGGAAGACAACCAGACCGCGCTGGCTTTCTATGCCGGCGCCGGCGGCCGCGACATTGCCGAAGGCGTCGAGATCTTCGAGCAGAAAGCGCTGAAGAAAGTCGCTTTCGTCTGGGAGTGA
- a CDS encoding DUF1062 domain-containing protein: MSSTTCIQWTIAPEIAPRPLINCNRCGDVKAYRCSGKFRVNANGKRIDVWLIYRCIDCDNSWNFGIFERCNRRDIEPALLRALESNDPGLARRHAFDIVALRNKVGRVEEFPDVAVPKQAVGETTETATALELWLGFEMPTSLRLDRLLANELGISRSRLQALEERRLLLVDPGGAKALRKPAREGTTLRTDLTGEPDRQVIIAAALG, encoded by the coding sequence ATGTCTTCTACCACTTGCATCCAATGGACGATCGCGCCTGAGATCGCACCTCGACCGCTCATCAACTGCAATCGCTGCGGCGACGTGAAGGCCTATCGATGCAGCGGCAAATTCCGCGTCAACGCCAACGGCAAGCGCATCGACGTGTGGCTGATCTATCGCTGCATCGACTGCGACAATTCCTGGAATTTTGGCATTTTCGAACGCTGCAACCGCCGCGACATCGAGCCGGCGCTCTTACGGGCGCTCGAAAGCAACGATCCGGGGCTGGCGCGGCGCCACGCCTTCGACATCGTCGCCCTGCGCAACAAGGTGGGACGTGTCGAGGAGTTTCCCGATGTCGCCGTGCCCAAGCAGGCGGTTGGAGAGACGACGGAAACCGCGACAGCGTTGGAACTCTGGCTTGGGTTCGAAATGCCGACATCGCTCCGGCTCGATCGTCTGCTCGCCAACGAACTCGGTATCTCGCGATCAAGGCTTCAGGCGCTGGAAGAGCGGCGATTGCTGCTCGTCGATCCAGGCGGCGCAAAAGCCCTGCGCAAGCCGGCCCGCGAGGGAACGACATTGCGTACCGACCTGACCGGCGAACCTGATCGGCAGGTCATTATCGCGGCAGCCCTCGGATGA
- a CDS encoding TPM domain-containing protein — MATRPISPRDHERIADAIRAAEARTDGEIYCVVARASDGYFSPAALMATLGMLIVSLAVAYGLEAWWLAIRLPHFVIAELLALACVLALLWALPGLRIHMVPRRLRYQAAHANALKQFLARNVHRTTARTGVLIFVSIAERYAEVVADSGIDAKVGQQVWDGVVRDLTAHAGDDRLADGFVKAIEQVGAVLAEHFPVTPDDTNELDDHLVEI, encoded by the coding sequence ATGGCGACACGACCGATCAGCCCGCGGGATCATGAACGCATCGCCGACGCGATCCGCGCCGCGGAGGCCAGGACCGATGGCGAGATCTACTGCGTCGTGGCGCGTGCCAGCGACGGCTATTTCTCCCCCGCGGCCTTGATGGCGACACTCGGCATGCTGATCGTCAGCCTCGCCGTCGCCTATGGGCTGGAGGCATGGTGGCTCGCCATCCGTCTGCCGCATTTCGTCATCGCCGAGCTTCTGGCGCTGGCCTGCGTGCTGGCGCTGTTGTGGGCGCTGCCCGGCCTGCGCATCCATATGGTGCCACGGCGGCTGCGCTATCAGGCGGCACACGCCAACGCGCTCAAGCAGTTCCTTGCCCGCAACGTCCATCGCACCACGGCGCGCACCGGCGTGCTGATCTTTGTCTCGATCGCCGAACGCTACGCAGAGGTGGTCGCCGATTCGGGTATCGACGCAAAGGTCGGCCAGCAGGTCTGGGATGGCGTCGTGCGGGATCTCACCGCCCATGCCGGCGACGACCGGCTTGCCGACGGTTTCGTCAAGGCGATCGAGCAGGTGGGGGCGGTGCTGGCCGAGCACTTCCCGGTCACGCCGGACGATACCAACGAACTCGACGACCATCTGGTCGAAATCTGA
- a CDS encoding LemA family protein, producing the protein MPAQRLARPSIFRTLPAFLMMAIVLPLLAGCGYNTIPTAEENAKAAWSEVLNQYQRRADLIPNLVETVKGYAAHEKDTLDAVVEARAKATQITVTPETLKDPEAFKKFQDAQAGLTSALSRLIAVSEAYPDLKANQNFLALQAQLEGTENRIAVARRDYIQAVRDYNLTLRTFPSVLWATLWFRGNEPFANFTVAEDKMQPPKVDFGTSTKQGG; encoded by the coding sequence ATGCCTGCCCAGCGCCTTGCCCGACCATCGATATTCCGCACGCTGCCCGCCTTCCTGATGATGGCAATCGTGCTGCCGTTGCTCGCCGGCTGCGGCTACAACACGATCCCGACGGCGGAAGAAAACGCCAAGGCGGCCTGGAGCGAGGTGCTGAATCAGTACCAGCGGCGCGCCGATCTCATCCCCAATCTGGTGGAGACGGTCAAAGGCTACGCCGCGCATGAGAAGGACACGCTCGACGCGGTGGTCGAGGCGCGCGCCAAGGCAACGCAGATCACCGTGACGCCGGAAACGCTGAAGGACCCGGAAGCGTTCAAGAAATTCCAGGATGCCCAGGCAGGGCTGACCAGCGCGCTGTCGCGGCTGATCGCCGTGTCGGAGGCCTATCCCGACCTCAAGGCCAACCAGAATTTCCTGGCGTTGCAGGCGCAGCTCGAAGGCACGGAGAACCGCATTGCGGTAGCGCGGCGCGACTATATCCAGGCGGTCAGGGACTATAATCTGACCCTGAGAACGTTCCCGTCGGTGCTGTGGGCCACACTCTGGTTCCGCGGCAACGAGCCCTTCGCCAATTTCACCGTCGCCGAAGACAAGATGCAGCCGCCGAAGGTCGATTTCGGCACGAGCACGAAGCAGGGCGGGTGA